From the Planktothricoides raciborskii GIHE-MW2 genome, the window GAAGGTGGTAATTAAAAATGTCCGTTGGCCGTAAACTTTGCCCACTTCGCTGGCACAAGTATCCGCCAGTTTAGTGCTAAAACTGGCCACATAAGCCAGCATTAATAAGGCGGCGATTCCCTTTCCGGATCCGCTAAAGGGCATCGCCACTCCCAAAGCACAAACCGTCGCCGTCAACGCCGAACCCCAAACATTTTCTGGGCCTCTAGCCCCCTGGCGTTTTTCCGCAATGCCTGCCGCTTCTTTTTCCGCGATACCAATGCGGGTCACACCAGAACCAACCAGAAAATAAAACACCACCACCAGATATCCGGGCCAATTTAAACTGCCCCAAATCAACACCCCCAAAATCCAAGCATGGAAAATTCCCCCTGGGGTGAGTAATTTTTTCAAAAAAGGTGAAGCGCCGCCAATTAAAACCGTATTTAGTAGAATCGCCACCACCCAAGGATTAAGCAAAACCGGATAATAAGAGAGAAACTCTGACATTTTTACATTCGATGAATCAAGTTATCTTCCATTTTGCCTTTCCCGTC encodes:
- a CDS encoding TIGR00297 family protein, which encodes MSEFLSYYPVLLNPWVVAILLNTVLIGGASPFLKKLLTPGGIFHAWILGVLIWGSLNWPGYLVVVFYFLVGSGVTRIGIAEKEAAGIAEKRQGARGPENVWGSALTATVCALGVAMPFSGSGKGIAALLMLAYVASFSTKLADTCASEVGKVYGQRTFLITTFQPVPKGTEGAVSLEGTLAGILASGAIALVGWAVGLISLPGIFLCMIAAFIATNLESVIGATLQSRYTWLTNEIVNIINTTIGAIAVILLALVLPI